Proteins from a single region of Deltaproteobacteria bacterium:
- a CDS encoding phosphoglucomutase, alpha-D-glucose phosphate-specific (catalyzes the interconversion of alpha-D-glucose 1-phosphate to alpha-D-glucose 6-phosphate), with product KTLVSSSMIDRVVHHGGRRLAEMPVGFKWFAPGLFDGSICFGGEESAGATFLRTDGTVWTTDKDGLVMALLAAEITARTGKDPGVHYQALTAELGTPYYARIDAPATPEQKAVLQKLSPEAIKATRLAGEPIVATLTRAPANGAPIGGLKVVTANGWFAARPSGTEDVYKIYAESFRSQSHLDGIVDEAQHIVADALAGPG from the coding sequence AAGACGCTGGTCAGCAGCAGCATGATCGACCGGGTGGTCCACCATGGCGGCCGCCGGCTGGCCGAGATGCCGGTGGGCTTCAAGTGGTTCGCGCCGGGCCTGTTCGACGGCTCGATCTGCTTTGGCGGCGAGGAGAGCGCAGGAGCCACCTTCCTCCGCACGGACGGCACCGTGTGGACGACCGACAAGGACGGGCTCGTCATGGCTTTGCTGGCGGCGGAGATCACCGCGCGCACCGGCAAGGACCCGGGCGTCCACTACCAGGCGCTGACGGCGGAGCTCGGGACACCGTACTATGCGCGCATCGATGCGCCGGCCACGCCCGAGCAGAAGGCCGTGCTGCAGAAGCTCTCGCCCGAGGCCATCAAGGCGACCCGGCTGGCAGGCGAGCCGATCGTGGCGACGCTGACCCGCGCCCCGGCGAACGGAGCACCGATCGGCGGCTTGAAGGTGGTGACGGCCAACGGCTGGTTTGCGGCCCGGCCGTCCGGGACCGAAGACGTCTACAAGATCTACGCGGAAAGCTTCAGAAGTCAGTCTCACCTCGACGGCATCGTCGACGAAGCCCAGCATATCGTGGCCGACGCGCTGGCAGGCCCAGGATGA
- a CDS encoding CDP-archaeol synthase, translating to MGPVGERFLMSVAQAVWLATPVILGGAVHIAVIKLDLLRSLAGLPLDGGLRFRGRRLLGDNKTVRGAVTMIGATATFVVLQAVLSTRAGWARPLSLVDFDRVHPLLWGVVLGGGYIAGELPNSFIKRQLGVAPGDRPAGVLAPLFWLTDELDGLAGVLLCMSTVWVAPLRVAVLLAGVTLVVHPAMGFVMVALGLKRQIG from the coding sequence ATGGGGCCGGTCGGGGAACGCTTCCTGATGTCGGTCGCGCAGGCTGTCTGGCTCGCGACTCCCGTCATCCTCGGCGGCGCGGTCCACATCGCCGTCATCAAGCTCGACCTCCTTCGCAGCCTCGCGGGTCTGCCGCTCGATGGCGGCCTCCGCTTCCGCGGCCGCCGGCTCCTTGGCGACAACAAGACCGTGCGCGGCGCAGTCACGATGATCGGCGCGACCGCCACCTTCGTCGTGCTCCAGGCGGTCCTCAGTACACGCGCGGGCTGGGCGCGCCCGCTTTCGCTCGTCGACTTCGACCGGGTACATCCACTCCTCTGGGGGGTCGTCCTCGGCGGCGGGTACATCGCCGGCGAGCTTCCGAACAGCTTCATCAAGCGTCAGCTCGGGGTCGCGCCCGGCGACCGGCCGGCCGGCGTGCTTGCCCCGCTCTTCTGGCTGACCGACGAGCTCGACGGCCTGGCCGGCGTCCTGCTCTGCATGTCGACCGTGTGGGTCGCGCCGCTCCGCGTCGCCGTGCTCCTCGCCGGCGTCACCCTGGTCGTGCACCCGGCGATGGGGTTCGTGATGGTCGCCCTCGGGCTCAAGCGACAGATCGGATGA
- a CDS encoding CDP-alcohol phosphatidyltransferase family protein, translating to MVSRVNLPNALSALRIALAPVLLVLGWVGASQAFVVCLAVALISDILDGKLARWLGQTSEFGARLDSIGDLLLYVVVPICAVWLRPAFVRAELGWFAVAVAAAMIPVIVGLSKFGRPTSYHTRGAKLSAYLLGGSIFVIFADGPAWPFQIATVVFVLAELEELAITSVLSEWRPNVPSLRHAFTLRAGKR from the coding sequence ATGGTGAGTCGCGTAAACCTCCCGAACGCGCTCAGCGCCCTCCGCATCGCGCTGGCGCCTGTGCTCCTCGTGCTCGGCTGGGTGGGCGCCTCGCAGGCGTTCGTCGTCTGCCTCGCCGTCGCGCTGATAAGCGACATCCTCGACGGGAAGCTCGCCCGCTGGCTCGGACAGACCTCGGAGTTCGGTGCCCGGCTCGACAGCATCGGGGACCTTCTTCTCTACGTCGTCGTGCCGATCTGCGCGGTCTGGCTCCGCCCGGCGTTCGTGCGCGCCGAGCTCGGCTGGTTCGCGGTCGCGGTCGCGGCCGCTATGATCCCGGTCATCGTCGGGCTCTCGAAGTTCGGCCGCCCGACGAGCTATCACACGCGCGGCGCGAAGCTTTCGGCCTATCTCCTTGGCGGGAGCATCTTCGTGATTTTCGCCGACGGCCCCGCGTGGCCCTTCCAGATCGCGACGGTAGTGTTCGTGCTCGCCGAGCTCGAGGAGCTCGCCATCACGAGCGTGCTGTCCGAGTGGCGACCCAACGTGCCGTCCCTTCGCCACGCCTTCACGCTCCGTGCGGGCAAACGCTGA
- the dps gene encoding DNA starvation/stationary phase protection protein Dps, producing MYPTRNDLPESARIKLVELLNARLADAIDLQTQCKQAHWNVKGPDFIALHKLFDEVNDAVEEYVDLIAERAVQLGGVADGTARVAAKRSSLPEYPVRRGDGREHVEALSAVLSAFGKLVRAEIDRSNELSDADTADLFTEVSRGVDKWLWFVEAHLQAER from the coding sequence ATGTATCCAACGAGGAACGATCTCCCGGAATCGGCACGGATCAAGCTCGTCGAGCTGCTCAACGCGCGGCTCGCCGATGCCATCGATCTGCAGACGCAGTGCAAGCAGGCCCACTGGAACGTCAAGGGTCCCGACTTCATCGCGCTGCACAAGCTGTTCGACGAGGTGAACGACGCCGTCGAGGAGTACGTCGACCTGATCGCCGAGCGCGCGGTACAGCTCGGCGGTGTCGCCGACGGCACGGCCCGCGTCGCGGCCAAGCGCTCGTCGCTGCCCGAGTACCCAGTGAGGCGCGGCGACGGCCGCGAGCACGTCGAGGCGCTCTCGGCCGTCCTGAGCGCGTTCGGCAAGCTCGTGCGTGCCGAGATCGACCGCTCCAACGAGCTCTCCGACGCCGACACGGCCGACCTCTTCACCGAGGTTTCACGCGGTGTCGACAAGTGGCTCTGGTTCGTGGAAGCGCACCTCCAGGCGGAGCGATGA
- a CDS encoding fatty acid desaturase, with translation MVVPAHRRPLFALLERVVPGIDRERVWSGLDIRAPRPGEPLLEERIDAALRRVQPLVVAFALLVLSAGVWLVWAAGPRLAAAAAGGHPWLAIGTPFALAVVVHGVFILVVHEATHGNLLGRPADDWLGSIASGVLLLPFTAEVFQPVHRVHHSLTNRPGDTNWSPFRQRLFVRSRLLYALYELVPVANCLDRTRERYPRDRRRVAAAWAAALATWAVLRPPFGYWLLVLVGLNLLTTLRFWIEHFGFASERSSNTYWFPLSFGIGNHEVHHQIPGISALALAIGLWFRAKSHLLPVAPLCVLFSSGYRHFRTFQPDFDGRNV, from the coding sequence ATGGTCGTGCCCGCGCATCGCCGTCCGCTCTTTGCGCTGCTCGAGCGGGTCGTGCCTGGCATCGACCGCGAGCGCGTCTGGAGTGGACTTGATATCCGGGCCCCGCGTCCCGGCGAGCCGCTGCTCGAGGAGCGCATCGACGCGGCCCTGCGTCGCGTGCAGCCGCTCGTCGTCGCCTTCGCGCTCCTCGTGCTCTCGGCCGGCGTCTGGCTCGTGTGGGCGGCAGGCCCACGACTGGCGGCCGCCGCCGCCGGCGGGCATCCGTGGCTCGCCATCGGCACACCTTTTGCGCTCGCGGTCGTGGTGCACGGCGTTTTCATTCTCGTCGTGCACGAGGCAACGCACGGGAACCTGCTCGGCCGCCCGGCCGACGACTGGCTCGGCAGCATCGCCTCCGGCGTCCTGCTCCTCCCCTTCACCGCGGAGGTCTTCCAGCCCGTCCACCGTGTCCACCACTCCCTCACGAACCGCCCCGGCGACACCAACTGGAGTCCGTTCCGCCAGCGCCTCTTCGTGCGCTCGCGGCTCCTCTACGCGCTCTACGAGCTCGTGCCGGTCGCCAACTGCCTCGACCGCACGCGCGAGCGATACCCGCGTGACCGCCGGCGCGTCGCGGCCGCCTGGGCCGCTGCCCTCGCGACCTGGGCCGTACTCCGGCCGCCATTCGGCTACTGGCTTCTCGTCCTCGTGGGCCTCAATCTCCTCACGACGCTCCGCTTCTGGATAGAGCACTTCGGCTTCGCCTCGGAGCGCAGCTCGAACACCTACTGGTTCCCGCTTTCCTTCGGCATCGGCAATCACGAGGTGCACCACCAGATCCCGGGCATCTCGGCGCTCGCGCTCGCAATCGGCCTCTGGTTCCGCGCCAAGAGCCACCTACTGCCGGTCGCCCCCCTGTGCGTCCTCTTCTCGAGCGGCTACCGCCACTTCCGCACCTTCCAGCCCGACTTCGACGGGCGCAACGTCTAG